The following coding sequences are from one Neurospora crassa OR74A linkage group I, whole genome shotgun sequence window:
- a CDS encoding Eno3 protein — protein sequence MLLDVKASQRLDSRGNPTIQVEVRTAHGIFRALVPSGASTGVHEAVELRDNDKRKYGGKGVLTAVNNVNEIIGPALVKEGYSSRRDLKQIDGFMRELDGTPNKAKLGANAILGVSMACARAGAAAAFLRREGGEEAPYMVPVPFFNVLNGGRHSGNGMAFQEFMIAPTGAKTIEEGIQMASETYFVLKQMISDKFGAIYTGVGDEGGFAPPITQPEEALDLLTEAVAKAGYTDKIKFGIDAASSEFFNPENGTYDLGFKRIKEGESHSDDVRTPAEMMALYKSLIEKYPIPLLEDPFAEDDWESWTKFCKDFYFEELVGDDLLVTNVERVRMAESRVACNAMLLKINQIGTVTEALDAAKLAKSLGWGVFVSHRSGETTDDFIADLSVGLCTGHIKSGAPCRGERVAKYNRLLDIETELKESWKPWSYAGEKFRKPEAFFI from the exons ATGCTTCTGGACGTGAAAGCATCTCAACGCCTTGACTCTAGGGGCAACCCAACAATTCAAGTAGAAGTCAGGACCGCCCATG GAATTTTCCGCGCCCTCGTCCCGTCCGGTGCTTCAACCGGAGTCCACGAAGCCGTCGAACTCCGCGATAATGACAAACGCAAGTACGGAGGAAAGGGGGTTCTTACCGCAGTCAACAACGTCAACGAGATCATTGGCCCGGCCCTGGTCAAAGAGGGCTATAGCTCCCGTCGCGACCTGAAGCAGATCGACGGCTTCATGCGTGAACTGGACGGGACTCCGAACAAAGCCAAGCTGGGTGCGAACGCGATTTTGGGTGTGAGCATGGCTTGTGCTAGGGctggggctgctgctgcg TTCCTTCGTCGAGAGGGCGGCGAAGAAGCTCCTTACATGGTTCCCGTCCCTTTTTTCAACGTTCTGAACGGAGGCAGACACTCCGGAAACGGCATGGCGTTCCAGGAGTTTATGATTGCTCCGACCGGCGCTAAGACCATTGAGGAGGGGATTCAAATGGCGTCTGAAACGTATTTTGTTCTGAAGCAGATGATTTCTGATAAGTTTGGGGCCATTT ACACGGGGGTAGGCGACGAAGGCGGTTTTGCCCCTCCTATTACCCAACCCGAAGAAGCCCTCGACTTGCTCACCGAGGCTGTGGCCAAAGCTGGATACACCGATAAGATCAAGTTCGGCATCGACGCGGCATCGTCCGAGTTCTTCAACCCAGAGAATGGGACTTATGACCTCGGTTTTAAGAGAATAAAGGAGGGTGAATCACATTCGGACGATGTCAGGACCCCAGCTGAGATGATGGCGCTGTACAAGTCCCTCATCGAAAAGTATCCGATCCCACTGCTTGAGGATCCCTTCGCCGAGGATGATTGGGAGTCGTGGACCAAGTTCTGCAAGGACTTCTATTTTGAGGAGCTGGTGGGGGATGACTTGCTGGTGACGAATGTGGAGAGAGTCAGGATGGCCGAGAGCAGGGTGGCGTGTAATGcgatgttgttgaagatcAACCAGATTGGAACGGTGACAGAGGCCCTTGATGC GGCGAAACTGGCCAAGAGCTTGGGGTGGGGCGTTTTTGTGTCGCATCGATCGGGCGAAACGACCGACGATTTCATTGCCGACTTATCTGTCGGGCTCTGCACAGGTCATATCAAGTCCGGAGCACCGTGTCGGGGCGAGCGGGTGGCCAAGTACAATCGGCTGCTAGACATCGAAACGGAGTTGAAGGAGAGCTGGAAGCCGTGGTCGTATGCGGGCGAGAAGTTCCGGAAGCCGGAGGCTTTCTTTATTTGA
- the gh61-10 gene encoding endoglucanase II has protein sequence MKSSLLVVLTAGLAVRDAIAHAIFQQLWVDGVDYGSTCNRLPTSNSPVTNVGSRDVVCNAGTRGVSGKCPVKAGGTVTVEMHQQPGDRSCKSEAIGGAHWGPVQIYLSKVSDASTADGSSGGWFKIFSDAWSKKSGGRVGDDDNWGTRDLNACCGRMDVLIPKDLPSGDYLLRAEALALHTAGQSGGAQFYISCYQITVSGGGSANYATVKFPGAYRASDPGIQINIHAVVSNYVAPGPAVVAGGVTKQAGSGCIGCESTCKVGSSPSAVAPGGKPASGGSDGNAPEVAEPSGGEGSPSAPGACEVAAYGQCGGDQYSGCTQCASGYTCKAVSPPYYSQCAPTS, from the exons ATGAAGTCCTCACTTTTAGTCGTCCTGACCGCCGGACTAGCTGTCAGAGATGCAATCGCCCACGCCATCTTCCAACAACTCTGGGTAGACGGCGTCGACTACGGCTCCACTTGTAACCGCCTTCCGACCTCCAACTCCCCCGTCACCAACGTGGGAAGCCGAGATGTTGTGTGCAATGCCGGCACCAGGGGTGTCAGTGGAAAATGCCCCGTCAAAGCAGGCGGGACCGTGACGGTGGAGATGCACCAG CAACCTGGCGACCGCTCCTGCAAATCCGAAGCCATCGGCGGCGCCCACTGGGGTCCGGTGCAAATCTACCTCTCCAAAGTTTCCGACGCCTCCACCGCCGACGGTTCTTCTGGTGGGTGGTTCAAGATCTTCTCCGACGCCTGGTCAAAAAAATCCGGCGGGCGCGTaggtgacgacgacaactGGGGCACGCGTGATCTGAACGCTTGCTGCGGGCGAATGGACGTGCTGATCCCCAAGGACTTGCCCAGCGGCGATTACTTGTTGAGAGCCGAGGCGCTGGCGTTGCATACGGCTGGCCAGAGTGGCGGGGCGcagttttatatttcttgTTATCAGATTACGGTTTCAGGGGGCGGCAGCGCGAACTATGCGACGGTCAAGTTTCCGGGAGCGTATAGGGCCAGTGACCCCGGCATTCAGATTAATATTCATGCGGTGGTAAGTAATTATGTGGCGCCGGGGCCGGCGGTTGTAGCGGGGGGTGTGACGAAGCAGGCGGGGAGCGGGTGTATCGGATGTGAGTCGACTTGTAAGGTGGGGAGTTCGCCGTCGGCGGTGGCACCGGGTGGAAAGCCGGCAAGTGGCGGGTCGGATGGGAATGCCCCCGAGGTGGCCGAGCcgagtggtggtgagggtagTCCAAGTGCGCCGGGGGCTTGTGAAGTTGCTGCGTATGGAcagtgtggtggtgatcaATACTCTGGCTGTACGCAGTGCGCC AGCGGATACACGTGCAAGGCTGTCTCACCTCCCTATTACTCGCAGTGTGCCCCAACCTCCTAG
- a CDS encoding MFS maltose permease MalP — protein MAQGNNNNKADAASKDIKAIVHHDTGLDEAIHFERSLTFLQACALYPSAILWSAFVSMGVIMLAFDPQLLGNLYAMPQFRKDFGYLYKNDYIISAPWQTGLSMGNPVGQVVGALIAGYPMERFGRKWTFGACVALTACLIFIQFFARSLQVLLVGELLGGLVLGCYAVIAPAYSSEVCPMALRGVLTSYVNLCFVIGQLLGNAVCAGTSKLSNHWAYSIPFALQWFWCLVILLGLAWVPESPWWLVRKGKLDEAEMVLRRLASDKVDVGKTLTVIVETDRLEQELEMGSTYWDCFRGVNLRRTEISMGVYCTQVLSGIYLINYGTYFFQLAGLDNDEAFDMGIGFLAVGFLGTIISWPLLIRYGRRKIFNTGLLVLVFLQIIIGILDCIPGRPSGVIWTESSLMLVWNFFYDISVGPVCFVIISEASATRVRSKSIALATAAQGALGCVMTVAIPYMINPDQANMQGKLGFFFGGLAAMCLVWSYLRVPETSGRTYEELDILFERKIGARQFQEYVIESEGVD, from the exons ATGGCTCaaggcaacaacaacaacaaggcagATGCCGCCAGCAAGGATATCAAAGCAATTGTCCACCATGATACCGGCCTGGACGAAGCCATCCACTTCGAACGTTCCCTAACCTTTCTCCAAGCCTGCGCCCTCTACCCCTCCGCCATCCTGTGGTCCGCCTTCGTCTCCATGGGCGTCATAATGCTCGCCTTCGACCCGCAGCTCCTAGGCAACTTGTACGCCATGCCGCAATTCCGCAAAGACTTTGGCTATCTCTATAAAAATGACTACATCATCAGCGCGCCCTGGCAGACCGGCCTATCAATGGGTAATCCCGTGGGGCAAGTCGTCGGCGCTTTGATTGCGGGATACCCGATGGAGCGGTTCGGGAGGAAGTGGACTTTTGGGGCTTGCGTGGCGCTGACGGCTTGTCTTATTTTTATCCAGTTCTTCGCCCGCTCGCTGCAGGTGTTGCTGGTTGGTGAGCTTTTGGGGGGTCTGGTGCTGGGGTGTTATGCCGTCATTGCACCTGCTTACTCGTCCGAGGTGTGCCCGATGGCTCTTAGGGGGGTGTTGACGAGCTATGTCAACTTGTGCTTTGTTATTGGTCAGTTGTTGGGGAACGCAGTATGTGCTGGAACGAGCAAGTTGAGCAATCATTGGGCGTATTCAATTCCGTTTGCGCTGCAGTGGTTTTGGTGCTTGGTTATACTATTGGGGCTGGCGTGGGTGCCGGAAAGTCCGTGGTGGTTGGTAAGGAAGGGGAAACTGGATGAGGCTGAGATGGTGCTGCGTAGGCTGGCATCGGACAAGGTTGATGTGGGAAAGACGTTGACAGTGATTGTGGAAACGGATCGGTTGGAGCAGGAGTTGGAGATGGGGAGTACTTATTGGGACTGCTTTAGGGGAGTGAATCTCCGGAGGACGGAAATTTCCATGGGTGTTTATTGTACCCAGGTCCTGAGTGGGATTTACCTGATCAATTATGGGACGTATTTCTTTCAGCTCGCTGGTTTGGACAACGACGAAGCATTTGACATGGGAATTGGATTTTTAG CCGTCGGCTTCCTCGGCACTATCATTTCCTGGCCCCTGTTGATCCGCTACGGTCGCCGAAAGATCTTCAACACCGGCCTCCTAgtcctcgtcttccttcAAATCATTATTGGCATTCTTGACTGCATTCCTGGCCGGCCCAGTGGCGTTATTTGGACCGAATCCTCACTGATGCTAGTGTGGAACTTCTTCTACGATATATCTGTCGGCCCCGTCTGCTTCGTCATTATATCCGAAGCCAGCGCCACCAGGGTGCGATCCAAGAGCATTGCCCTCGCGACTGCCGCTCAAGGCGCTCTTGGCTGTGTGATGACGGTTGCGATTCCTTATATGATCAACCCTGATCAGGCGAACATGCAGGGGAAATTGGGTTTCTTCTTTGGGGGTCTTGCTGCGATGTGCCTGGTTTGGTCGTATTTGAGGGTTCCGGAGACGAGCGGGAGGACGTATGAAGAATTGGATATCCTGTTTGAGAGGAAGATCGGAGCAAGGCAGTTTCAAGAATACGTTATCGAGAGTGAAGGTGTCGACTGA